The Meiothermus ruber DSM 1279 genome includes the window CTGCTTGCGCCAGCCCCGCTGCAAGGTCTTCACCCTGTGGGGCTTTACCGATGCCCACTCCTGGCGGGGGGCCAGCGAGCCCCTCATCTTCGACGTGGATTACCAACCCAAACCGGCCTACTTTGCCCTCCAGCGCACCTTACAACAACCCTAAGGAGACCTATGAAACGAAGCGATTTCCCCGCCAACTTCATCTGGGGCACGGCGACCTCCGCCTATCAGATCGAGGGCGCGGTATCCGAGGACGGACGGGGGCCCAGCATCTGGGATACCTTCAGCCATACCCCCGGCAAAACCAAAGGCGGCGACCACGGGGATGTGGCCTGCGACCACTACCACCGCTATCCAGAGGACATCGCCCTGATGAAAGAACTGGGGGTGAACGCCTACCGCTTCTCGGTGGCCTGGCCGCGCATCCTGCCCGAGGGCCGGGGGAGGGTGAACCCCAGGGGCCTGGACTTTTACAACCGGCTGGTGGACGCCCTGCTGGAGCAGGGTATTACCCCCTGGGCCACCCTCTACCACTGGGATCTGCCCCAGTCCCTGGAGGATCAGGGCGGCTGGCCGAGCCGGGAGACGGCCTACGCTTTCGCCGAATACGCCGATCTGGTAACCCGGCACCTGGGGGATCGGGTCAAGCACTGGATTACCCTTAACGAGCCCTGGTGCTCGGCGTACCTGGGCTACCACGCTGGCATCCATGCACCGGGCCAGCAGAACTTTAAGCACTCGATATGGGCCTCGCACCACCTGCTGCTGGCCCATGGGCTGGCCGTACCGGTGATCCGTCGGAATGTAACGGGCGCTCGGGTGGGGATTACCCTCAACCTTTCGCCAGGCTACCCGGCCTCTCCAGACCCCGCCGATGTGGCCGCTGCCCGTCGCTTCGACGGTTTCCAGAACCGCTGGTACCTGGATCCGCTGTACGGCCTTGGATACCCAGCGGATATGCTGGCCCTCTACGGCGAAGCCCCGTCCGTGCAGGGCGACGACCTAATCACCATTGCTGCACCCACCGACTTCCTGGGGATCAACTACTACTCCCGCGCGGTGGTGCGCAACAGCGACCTCGAGCCCTACCGCTTCCAGTATGTGCGGGTCGGCGAGGAGCACACCGATATGGACTGGGAGGTGTACCCCGAGGGGCTTTACGACCT containing:
- a CDS encoding GH1 family beta-glucosidase, encoding MKRSDFPANFIWGTATSAYQIEGAVSEDGRGPSIWDTFSHTPGKTKGGDHGDVACDHYHRYPEDIALMKELGVNAYRFSVAWPRILPEGRGRVNPRGLDFYNRLVDALLEQGITPWATLYHWDLPQSLEDQGGWPSRETAYAFAEYADLVTRHLGDRVKHWITLNEPWCSAYLGYHAGIHAPGQQNFKHSIWASHHLLLAHGLAVPVIRRNVTGARVGITLNLSPGYPASPDPADVAAARRFDGFQNRWYLDPLYGLGYPADMLALYGEAPSVQGDDLITIAAPTDFLGINYYSRAVVRNSDLEPYRFQYVRVGEEHTDMDWEVYPEGLYDLLIRLGREYRPKAIYITENGAAYPDAVADDGGIHDLERVRYFQRHLALCLEALQHGAPLKGYFAWSLLDNFEWAEGYAKRFGLVYVDFPSQRRRIKASGYWFRDFLREAVASS